ATGCAACACATGCTTTGGTTGACATCACCCGGGAAATTCTTTAATATGTCTAAGTATCTGTTAATGTCGCGCGTGCAATTAACTACCAAAAATTTAAATAATGGGTGATGAAGATGTCCTACAGACCGAATATTACGAATGTAACCAAAGCCAGCAGCAATGATAAGGAAGGCTTGTACGAGTTCATTATTAAGCTTGCTGACGGAACGGAGTGCCGCGCGTTCTACAATCGGTTTCCGGAATGGAAAATGACCAACATCAGCCGCCTGCTCAAGACGCCTTGTCCGGTATGCCGCAAGGATTTCATCTGCAAATGCATGGAATCGTTCACTGCTGATTTTGAGGAGCAAATGGTCGGGGACGAGTGGATTAACAAGGCAGTAGCGGAATAAATAGACGAACGGACCATTGTAGGCGCGGGAGCAATCCCGCGTTTTTTATATTTCGGATAAGAGAGGGGATGGCGGGATGACTGGAGCGGACGAGGGAAAGCAGAAGGAGGCGATCGTGCTGATTGATGGGGTCTGCCATCTGTGCCAGGGGCTGGTCCGGTTCATCATTCCCCGCGATCCCCAGGCGAATTTCAAATTTGCTTCGCTGCAGAGCGAGGCGGGCCAGGCATTGCTGAGAGCCGGAGGATTGCCGGAGCATCAGTTGAATACAGTAGTGCTGGTAGAGGACGGCAAGTATTATACTGAATCGGCTGCTGCGCTGCGGATTGCCCGCCGGCTGCGGTTTCCGTGGCCTGCTCTCTATGCGTTCATCCTCATCCCCAGGCCGCTGCGCAACGCGGTGTACAGGTTTGTAGCCAGGAACCGCTACCGCTGGTTCGGCAAGGATGAACAGTGTCTGGTGCCTACACCCGAGCTGAAGCGGAGGTTCTTATAGACATAGCCCTGGAAGGCGGATTCTGGGAGGATCAGTCGAATTATGGAAAAAAGCTATTGCTGAGCGTTTATATATATGCTACTATAGCAATAAATTAAGGAACAGTAACGGAAGCACCGTTCAATGACCGTATTCACGGTTATTGGCGGTGCTTTTTTGCTGTTCTTTGTTGTGTATTCCGGGAGGAGGATGAGTTCATGACGGCAAGAATTGTGCTTGCGGTCCGGGAGAGTGAGTACATAGAGCCGCTGTTGCATTATCTGCACCACAGTGAGTATGGAGAGCTGATGCGGATCACGGCTTTCAGCAAATTAGAGGCCTTCATGGAATTTATGACAGGCGATGAGCTGCCGGATGCGGTGGCCGGAGACCGGTCCTTCATTGAAGCCTGGCTGGTTGAAGGACGGGCCTCTATTCCGTGGGCAGTGTTAAGCGGAGACGGTGAGCTGCCGGGCGGAGGCGGCCTTGCAGGGGGCCGGAGAATCGCCAAATATCAGGCGTTGCCCTCCCTGCTGGAGGCGATGCTTCAACTGGGTGATCTGAAGCGGGTCAGAACTGCCGCACTGCCTAAGGAAGAGGCGCTGCTGCTCGGGATCGTCTCGGCCAGCGGCGGCAGCGGCAAGACGACGGTTGCGCTGAATATGGCGAAGCAGCTTGGAGCCCTTGGGCTGTCCGTATTCTACCTCAACCTGGAGAGTGTGGACAGCAGCGGACTTTACCTGCGGATGCCAGGAGGGAATGTTCCCGGGCTGGAGCGGCTGCTCTACGAGCTCAAGGCTGGAAGTGCAGGGGGCAAGGGGGAGAAGGTGCAGCCGGACTGGGGCAAATATGTGTTCAGACATGACAGCTTGCGCTGCGATGCCTTCCGGCCCGTTGAGA
This region of Paenibacillus sp. FSL K6-1096 genomic DNA includes:
- a CDS encoding thiol-disulfide oxidoreductase DCC family protein, with the translated sequence MTGADEGKQKEAIVLIDGVCHLCQGLVRFIIPRDPQANFKFASLQSEAGQALLRAGGLPEHQLNTVVLVEDGKYYTESAAALRIARRLRFPWPALYAFILIPRPLRNAVYRFVARNRYRWFGKDEQCLVPTPELKRRFL